A single Chaetodon trifascialis isolate fChaTrf1 chromosome 18, fChaTrf1.hap1, whole genome shotgun sequence DNA region contains:
- the drd3 gene encoding D(3) dopamine receptor isoform X2 — protein MAIFSSAERPWNESDSLGWYERNETSEASGQDERNYYAMLYSLLILAIVFGNVLVCLAVLRERSLQTTTNYLVVSLAVADLLVASLVMPWAVYLEVVGGAWLFSRLYCNIFVTLDVMMCTASILNLCAISIDRYTAVVMPVLYNTTHRSRKRVFVMIATVWVLAFAVSCPLLFGFNTTDDPMVCSISNPDFVIYSSVVSFYLPFVVTLLVYIRIYVFLRMRRKRITFGQASGKVQPGSTPPSVETCLQEETPKAKQDLSPIRIKVSVESSDPAKPCLLSGCLWRKRPKTGPVEDSVLPPVDTHNCCSISHASCGRTELDLEPERGEEEGEGNGQHIRPPVRMSCEVKDLSNGRTHTSLRPVHHSHNNPRFRSMHAREKKATQMLAIVLGVFLICWLPFFVTHILNTHCRTCYVPPGLYSAFTWLGYVNSALNPVIYTTFNIEFRRAFIKILSC, from the exons ATGGCGATATTCAGCAGTGCAGAGCGGCCCTGGAACGAATCGGACAGTCTCGGATGGTACGAGAGGAATGAGACCTCAGAGGCATCGGGGCAGGATGAGCGTAACTACTACGCCATGCTGTACTCCCTGCTCATCCTGGCCATCGTGTTTGGAAACGTGCTGGTGTGTCTGGCTGTGCTGAGGGAGCGTTCCCTCCAGACGACCACCAACTACCTGGTGGTCAGCCTGGCTGTggctgacctgctggtggcatcGTTGGTCATGCCTTGGGCTGTGTACCTGGAG GTGGTCGGCGGTGCCTGGCTTTTCAGCCGGCTCTACTGTAACATCTTTGTCACGCTAGATGTGATGATGTGCACCGCCAGTATCCTCAACCTGTGTGCTATCAGCATTGACAG gtacaCTGCAGTGGTGATGCCCGTCCTGTACAACACCACCCATCGCTCCAGGAAGAGAGTTTTTGTGATGATTGCCACCGTATGGGTCCTGGCCTTCGCTGTCTCCTGCCCACTGCTGTTTGGTTTCAACACCACAG ATGACCCGATGGTCTGCTCCATCTCCAACCCTGACTTTGTTATCTACTCCTCGGTGGTGTCCTTTTACCTGCCGTTTGTTGTCACTCTGCTGGTCTACATCCGCATCTACGTCTTCCTCCGGATGAGGCGGAAGAGGATCACCTTCGGCCAGGCCAGCGGAAAGGTGCAGCCAGGCTCAACTCCACCCTCTGTG GAGACATGTCTACAAGAGGAGACTCCCAAGGCAAAGCAAGACCTGTCACCTATAAGGATTAAAGTG AGTGTCGAGTCTTCAGATCCCGCCAAGCCCTGCCTGCTGTCAGGATGCCTGTGGCGCAAACGGCCAAAGACGGGACCCGTGGAGGACTCTGTGCTGCCCCCAGTGGACACGCACAATTGCTGCAGCATCAGTCACGCCTCCTGCGGCCGCACCGAGCTGGATCTGGAGCCGGagcggggggaggaggagggggaggggaacGGCCAGCACATACGGCCTCCTGTCAGGATGAGCTGCGAGGTGAAGGATCTGTCCAATGGACGAACACACACGTCACTGCGGCCGGTGCATCATTCTCATAACAATCCACGATTCAGGAGCATGCACGCACGGGAGAAAAAGGCCACTCAGATGCTGGCCATTGTGCTTG GGGTGTTTCTCATCTGCTGGCTGCCTTTCTTTGTGACTCACATTCTGAACACCCACTGCAGGACATGCTACGTGCCTCCTGGGCTTTACAGTGCTTTCACCTGGCTGGGCTATGTCAACAGTGCCCTGAACCCTGTTATCTACACCACCTTCAACATCGAGTTCAGACGGGCCTTCATCAAGATCCTCAGCTGCTGA
- the drd3 gene encoding D(3) dopamine receptor isoform X1 yields the protein MAIFSSAERPWNESDSLGWYERNETSEASGQDERNYYAMLYSLLILAIVFGNVLVCLAVLRERSLQTTTNYLVVSLAVADLLVASLVMPWAVYLEVVGGAWLFSRLYCNIFVTLDVMMCTASILNLCAISIDRYTAVVMPVLYNTTHRSRKRVFVMIATVWVLAFAVSCPLLFGFNTTDDPMVCSISNPDFVIYSSVVSFYLPFVVTLLVYIRIYVFLRMRRKRITFGQASGKVQPGSTPPSVETCLQEETPKAKQDLSPIRIKVQSVESSDPAKPCLLSGCLWRKRPKTGPVEDSVLPPVDTHNCCSISHASCGRTELDLEPERGEEEGEGNGQHIRPPVRMSCEVKDLSNGRTHTSLRPVHHSHNNPRFRSMHAREKKATQMLAIVLGVFLICWLPFFVTHILNTHCRTCYVPPGLYSAFTWLGYVNSALNPVIYTTFNIEFRRAFIKILSC from the exons ATGGCGATATTCAGCAGTGCAGAGCGGCCCTGGAACGAATCGGACAGTCTCGGATGGTACGAGAGGAATGAGACCTCAGAGGCATCGGGGCAGGATGAGCGTAACTACTACGCCATGCTGTACTCCCTGCTCATCCTGGCCATCGTGTTTGGAAACGTGCTGGTGTGTCTGGCTGTGCTGAGGGAGCGTTCCCTCCAGACGACCACCAACTACCTGGTGGTCAGCCTGGCTGTggctgacctgctggtggcatcGTTGGTCATGCCTTGGGCTGTGTACCTGGAG GTGGTCGGCGGTGCCTGGCTTTTCAGCCGGCTCTACTGTAACATCTTTGTCACGCTAGATGTGATGATGTGCACCGCCAGTATCCTCAACCTGTGTGCTATCAGCATTGACAG gtacaCTGCAGTGGTGATGCCCGTCCTGTACAACACCACCCATCGCTCCAGGAAGAGAGTTTTTGTGATGATTGCCACCGTATGGGTCCTGGCCTTCGCTGTCTCCTGCCCACTGCTGTTTGGTTTCAACACCACAG ATGACCCGATGGTCTGCTCCATCTCCAACCCTGACTTTGTTATCTACTCCTCGGTGGTGTCCTTTTACCTGCCGTTTGTTGTCACTCTGCTGGTCTACATCCGCATCTACGTCTTCCTCCGGATGAGGCGGAAGAGGATCACCTTCGGCCAGGCCAGCGGAAAGGTGCAGCCAGGCTCAACTCCACCCTCTGTG GAGACATGTCTACAAGAGGAGACTCCCAAGGCAAAGCAAGACCTGTCACCTATAAGGATTAAAGTG CAGAGTGTCGAGTCTTCAGATCCCGCCAAGCCCTGCCTGCTGTCAGGATGCCTGTGGCGCAAACGGCCAAAGACGGGACCCGTGGAGGACTCTGTGCTGCCCCCAGTGGACACGCACAATTGCTGCAGCATCAGTCACGCCTCCTGCGGCCGCACCGAGCTGGATCTGGAGCCGGagcggggggaggaggagggggaggggaacGGCCAGCACATACGGCCTCCTGTCAGGATGAGCTGCGAGGTGAAGGATCTGTCCAATGGACGAACACACACGTCACTGCGGCCGGTGCATCATTCTCATAACAATCCACGATTCAGGAGCATGCACGCACGGGAGAAAAAGGCCACTCAGATGCTGGCCATTGTGCTTG GGGTGTTTCTCATCTGCTGGCTGCCTTTCTTTGTGACTCACATTCTGAACACCCACTGCAGGACATGCTACGTGCCTCCTGGGCTTTACAGTGCTTTCACCTGGCTGGGCTATGTCAACAGTGCCCTGAACCCTGTTATCTACACCACCTTCAACATCGAGTTCAGACGGGCCTTCATCAAGATCCTCAGCTGCTGA